CATTCGTACCGTTTGGACATGGTAGGTTATCCATTTGCATCCCTCCTCCGCCAGACGCCGGTGCCGAAGCGCCCCCGGCCATGCTCGATGATACCAAGTTTTGGGCCGCGCCAGAAATGTACTCCTCGATAAAAGAGCACCCACAGCTACCGTGTTGAAGCACCATGGTCTTCAACATGAGGATCTCGCCTCGGAGCAACGCAGCCTCGTCGTTGAGGTTCTTGTTGATGTTTTCGGCCATCGCCTCCTGGGTTTGTAGCTCCTCGACTCCCTTTTGCTTCTTCTTTCTGCACTTGTAAGCTGCCTCCCGATTCCGTGCTCGGATCTTGTTCTTCTTGGCTTCGGCGCCGCTGCGTTTGTCCCCTGTGTCGATGGCGCCGCTCGTTGATGTGTTTGAGGCTCGTCGGGTGCTGCCTTTCTGCCGTGCTTCCGCGCCTGTCTTTGGTGCGACAACATCTGGTCCAGCATCCTCGGAAATCCTCGGTCGCCCCCTACGTCGCTTTGGAGATTCTATCGCCTCGATTGGTAAAGATGGTTTCGTTTCACTTGCGGAATCGAAAACCAGAGGATCAATCGGTGGGAGTTTCGGTGAATTTGTGTTATTATGTGGTGAGATGACGGAGCTTATTGGTGACGCTAATCCTTCTGCCTGATTGCTGGCAGGAGAATTTTGCCATGAATGAGGACCTTGCCCTTGTGTTGAGGCCGAAGACCGGCGGTCTACTTCAAAAGGAGGATTCGCGGCTGGAACCCGGGACGAGGCGAAAGTCGCTTGTAGATCATTGCTGCCGAATGTCTGTTGTGAATGTTGCtgctggtgctgctgctCTGTTTGTGATTGAGGTTGCTCGAAGTCACTTATAGACTGGTCTACATGTTCAAGTTAGGATACGGCCTGAAATTGAGGAATATTTAATGGATAACCCACTTTGTTGAGGTATGCTTACACTGCTGCCGGAGAATGCCATCTCGAGCTCTCTTTTCGCTGCGATGCGACTCTTACAGGGGACGGCAGGGGGAGAACAGGGTTGTCTCGACTGGCTAGGCTAGCCTTGGCTGGAGACGAAAGCTTAAGCAAGCAATGGTGGTATCACGAAGGTAATTCTTGGTGTTACTGATTAATTGTGCGTATTAGATGGACGATAAGCCTGTCTTTGGCGAAGAACAATAACGATTTGAAGAAAGTCGAAAGTGGCTAGAAACGAGAAACACACACACGTACCGCGTCAAGGGGTTCGTGACGAGGTCCTACGATCCTTTTAAAGGAACACAGCACTAATTCGCGGAAGACGAGGTGGGGGGGCAAAGAGTCTGTGGTCTTGTCCCTGGGCCCGATTAGGACAAGCACCTCATGGCACGGCGGCACCAAGGCAAGACACGGCAAGCCAAGAAGAGGGATCCTGTACGGTGGAACCAGCGCCAGTAATAAGATCAGCGTACCGCAGTTCGGGTAAGCAGTGCTTCTTGAGAAGCTCATGGACTAATTAGCGGGGTGGCTTCGGCCGAGCTCAACAAGGTCAAAGAGGGGCCTTGACTCCCGTGAGCCTTGACTTTTGAGGCCTTGTCACATAACAGCTGCCGAGGTGCGGGATGCAAAGAGTGTTTGCCACTATGAGAGTAAGTAGCGTCTAGGTAGTGTGCAGATTCCCGTCCCTCCTGGCTTGGCTTGGCTCGGCTATACCAACATAATGCTAGCACGAAGGGAAGCGGCTTCAACGAACCCTAGGTGCCTATGTGTTGGCCAGGAACGATGGGGTAGAGAAAATAAGGGGAGGTGTTTGCGACGTCAACATGTACGATGACGGAGAGGCACTATCCTACACGGTTTCCGTAACCTGCTTTCGTTGGTAAGGCAGGGGGGCGCGGGAGCTTTCCTCCGGGCTTGTAGTGGTACGAGTCGAATCTCAGCTCACGGAGTTGTTTCCGTAGAGAAGTGAACCAATAGACATGTCTCAATGGCTAGCTTTCGATCAGAGGCATGCCGGGTCGACCAGGAACTGCTTACTTGTGCTTGGCTAGTTGGGCCCTTGTAATCCACTAATTAAGATGGAATCTCCCTCTTGTTCTCTTGTCCATGCTCGATCATTCCCGTGGCATACCCACTGTGCCACTTTGATCTACCATCCCGAGTGTCCGAGGTATGCCATTGGATAATTACCAGAGGAAGCAAATCGGAAATGTGGCTTGCCTTGAAGTGGCGAACCTGCAAGGAGGAGTGTGCCAGTGTGCCTCGGAGCCCCGGCTTGGACGCGACGACGAGCCACAGTTTCGACCCCGCGAGGCAGGTCAAACAGGCTTTCATCTTACATGTGCCGTCGCAGCCACGAGCTGGTGAGCGTCAAATGGCCCTTGAAATCTCTGGGCTGTTGGCGATTCTCCACCACCGCGTCATCACTGGGTTGCTTCATTGAGATACCTTTCGTTGGAAGACGGGAGTTCTTCTTCGCGGCCCAATCCTGACGGTTCCTAGGTCAATCGAATTGTCAGTTACGATTCGAGTTCTGGAATCCTGGGACTGCATCGTCCTATCTTTGCGGCTTGCCAATATTTCCGTGGTGCATTACGCTCCAATGGACGAGCCTTTTTCAGGAGCAAAGATTGTCTGTGACCCTGTAAACTCCGATGGAATTCCTGATCTCGATTTGAAGGAATCCCATTCTGCTTAGCGATCACATTTCTGGACCACCACTCGACGCTAGTTTAGCGCATGGGTTATCATCTTCTTCGGAGCACAATCTCCACGAATTTCCACTGACATTGAAGTTTCTGTCCTTGTCCCTCTCCAATTTCTTCCACCCGTGCCACTCATTACCCTACTTCTCACAGGAGGTGTGGCGCAGTTGACTCTCTTGAGTTGCCGGCAACGAGTAGTCACACTTTGGGGTTTAGAGCAACTGCTCAATCATGCCACTCAGAACTGGGGTCATTGCCTCTTCTTGACATTCCCTTACTTGGCTAACCCACCGTCAGCTGATTGGCTTCAAGTATCACTCTACTGCAAATCTCTAGCGTACAGTCACGAGGGAACAAGCTAGAGCCGAAACTCGAACCGCAGATGGTCCTCCGTCCGGGCCGATCGGCCTATTCCGCACAAGTTTCACCCGGCTATCGGACTAGTCCCAGAAGTGAGGGGTTTGGAGATGCTTCTACCTAGCTTATCCCGCACAGCTCTCCAAACTCTAACCATTGACAGTAAAAGGCCGTCCGCGTCTGCAGCTAAGTACGCACAGTGTATCGGTAATGCAAAGCCTGTCTGCTTGAGCCGTGCATCTGTAATGCTGTAGCTGGTCTGACATTTTGATGTCGGATTGTCTTCTATTAGGACAGGTGCTACAGAGTAGCGACAGCATAGCGCTCCCCTTGATGGAAACAAAAGTTCCAGTCTTATCAAGCTCCTGGCATTCTGGCACTTGTACCTCAACCTCAAGTCGTTCACTCAACCCACCTCACTTCTACCGGGCACGCTTTTCGTAAACACCTCGAAACTTTGAATCAGTATTTATCTGATCCCGCAGCTGCGGCTCGCTCTTTTAGGATTGTGTCCCGATGCCAGCGTCTGAGCCATCTTGGACTTGAACGGACTGACCGTCAAGATCCAACCCCCAACCAGGTCCGGCCATCGATACGATAGAAACGAACGCCATCATGGGCAATCACGATGGTCCGATCCAACTTCTACTTGCAACGGTTTCTCCAGGCTCGGCTGGTGTCGCTCTTTTTCTCGCTCTCTTCGCCGAAAACAGGCGCATGCTAGTGTCAAGTCATACGCTATCTGCGGCGTTTGGTTGGCACCAGAAACAAAAGACTCGTGACAACAGTTTTAATGACCGTCGCAAGGGAAGTTAGGAACCTGCCACTACGCTCTATTGTCTTGGTCCAACTGAATGAGACTAAGCTGCAATTCAGTGGTGCTCTTGACACGGATTGTAATTATTTGCATTTACTATGCGATTCGAGGCCCAAAGTCTAGTCCCAACTGTGAATTGGACACACTATATGATCATGACAAATCGGAGTTTAGGACAGGCCTACATATACATGGCTCCTGATAAAATCGCATGCAGTAGATCGTCAGATGGCTAGCTTGTTTGCTTTGTAGCAAAGTTTACGTTGCTCAGAGTCGTCTCATTGAATACTGGAGGCGGTAAAGAACCAGCCATGATAATGGCCGACCACATCGACAACTTTAGGGAATGAGGTTTGCCTCCTGGCTCATGGTTCGCTTTATTGCGTATCAAGGTGACAAGAGAAAGCCTTGAACGACGGCATGTAATTCTTTGGGGGCATCAGGGACTTCAAAGTGGCTGACTGAGTCGTTTCAGAAGACAAAGTGCCACAGACAAACTAGTCATCAATCCGCTGGTTGTGCTAAGAGGCACAGGTATTTAACATTCGCCTACTGTATTTCATTCAACAATTATGACCACCGTACGACCAACACCAACGCTATTCATATGTGGTAGCTTCAAGTCGCACCGTAATCGCAACTTATGCTAACTTCGGATACCCCGTTTTGAAGACATTTTCCGGGTCGAACTTCTGCTTGATCTCCCTGAGCCTTGACAGGGTGTCCTCGCCATATGTTGATACCCAATCCATGTCCCTTTCAGGGCCCAGGTTACGGTTCCCGTATGGAAGCATTTGGCCTTGTTCTGAGAGGGAGTCGACCAAATCATCCGCCCACTTCTTATACTCTTCATATTCCGCCGCCTGTGCGGTGGTATCGATGACACCACCCGAGGGAGCTGCTATGCGATGCCTCTTGCGCAGAGGATAACACACTGACGGGTTCGCCTCGATGGCTCGACCATGAGCGGCATGGATGACAGTAGCCGAGGTTGCACCCGGTGGTGAATTGCTGCCGAACGCACTGGCTGTTCCTGGAGTGAAATATTCGAACATCCTCAGTCGAGGATACCAATGGACATTAGTCGGCGAGGGGATTGCATTGAAAAACGTAAAGTCGTCCACTGCAGGCCTAATAAGTTATTGTCGTCTGTATGGGATGGCTGCGGTACATACCTTCTGCCACCGTGTTAAGAACAGGCGTACCAAGAGACTTCATCTTCTCAAAGAAAGCCCAACCCTCTTCCAGGTCATCATTCTCTGACGTCCAAGCAAACAGCCAGGCAAATACGGGACCAACGCCTGGGAGAGCCATGTGAGTGGCTTCGCCAGTGAAATTGACAGGCAAATTCCTCTCAAATTCACCAAACTTCTTCAACACTTCGCCAACCTGATCATTGGGAAATCCGAGAAAGCCCGCCAAGAAGCCTGTCTGGGGATACACCTTGAGTTGCAGCTTGACTACAACACCAAAGTTGCCGTTGCCAGCGCCGCAAAGAGCCCAGAGCAAATCAGGATGATCGTTCGTGTCGACGATGTCGCCGTTCGCGAGAACAACACGCGCACCGAGGATTTGGTCAGCGCCTAGCCCATGGTAAGCGCTCGTGTATCCGTAACCACCCCCCATAGCCCAGCCAGCGATGCTGACAGTCGGACACCAGCCGTGGGGGGTAACGAGCTTGTGCTGTTGCAGAAAGCGCGCGAGTTTGATGCCCATGATGCCGCCGCCAACGCGGACGGACTTTTTATCCTCGGCGATGAGGATGCTGTCGAGACTTCTCAGGTCCAAGATGACGCCGTCTTTGCTCTGTGCCTGCCCGAATGTCAAGTCATGCCCACCGCTCCTGAGGCCGAATGGGATGTCTTGAGCTTTCAGCTCCTTGATGACGGCCACGACTTCAGCTTCGGTCCTCGGCCTGATGATTGCGAACGGCTGTTGGGTCATGTTCGCGTTGAAGAAGCTTCGAACTTCCTCATACTTCTCGGCCGAGTTCGTGTATACCAAAAGATTGGAGCAGTTCGTTGTGAGGTTTTTCAGCTTGGGTGCATCTGAAGCGATCTGCTTCAGCGTCGATGCTGCGGGGTGAGACCCCCGGAACTCTGGTGAAGCCTCAAGTGATGCCATTGTGGTTGACTTCTCGATATGGAATGTTGGTTGACATTGCGAAGTGTGAGGTCACAACGGCGCTTATGTATGTCCCGTAAATGCTATGCGCGGAAGGGGATCTGCTGCCAAAGCGCGCAGCGCTCATCTAAGAATCTAAACAGTGACTATTAATTGGACAGGAACCCGAGAGATTTAGCCATGCTACCGTGGGGGAGGGGTCGGCTAGGCTGACGTGAGATTTAAGCAGGGCAGTATATGGTTTCTTGACGAAAGTCCCCAAGAGAGGACGCGTACAGATGGACGTATGGCCACGTCGCGATCGGTAACAGCCGCGGATTAGTTGAGGAGCTGTCAATCTCATGTCAATTTGATGCTCCCTGAAGGATCCAGAAGGAAAGAGCCATTGTAATAGGTCGAGGTCTTGAGCTGTTAATATTCGAGAGGGGTAACGATAGGCTGGGCTTGGCATTACTAGTAGCTCAAAATCGTGAGTTGTGTATTATGCGGCTCGAGATGCGCTTGAAACCGATGATGGATTCTGGACTAGGTGTTCACAGAAGGTAAGATGGTGTAATCAACTCCTGGATTCAACGTGGCGGTCTAGACATGGTAGATGGGCAATCGACGGCCTCCGACGGCCTCCAACCGCTTCGCATTGTCTGCATTAGAACTCGACAGATCCCAGACACCTATCCAGCCGGAGTGAAGCTCGCCGACTTCTGTTCAAGTGGCATGTGCTTGCGTCTCGAGACCATCACTATGTGCTGGCTCTCGGAATTCTGGCGACGTGTAGTACTAGCTTTTCGAAAACCTTGATACCGGCAGAATCATGGACATTTTCGGTCCAAATGACATCCTCGAGCTTGGCCTTGGCTTCGGGCCATGTAGGTCCCAGAGAGTCTCGCAGATTGGCCAATTTCGGCAAAAGCCAACGGTCGTCCTGCTCTTCAAAGACGGATATGGCACCGATAACAAGGCTCCAGGCCAGTAGGAGTTTCGTGGCAGCGCATGTGGAGGCTGAGATCTCGAAGTTCTTGCATGCTGACCTAAGCTTGGTAGTCAAGGAGGTGAACTGGAATTTTGCACCTTGTACCTGGAGGAAGAGGGTGGTGATGTAGCTGATCATCCCAAGGCGACCTAGTTCGGCCAAGGCATTGTGTGCTGTCGTCTCCGAATACAACAGCCGGTATTGAACGCAAGTCATGAACTCTTGAAATAGGTTCGGGTCAATCTTGCGATTGGTGTGGTATAGTGCGGTCGCCAGGCGGGAGAAGTCGTGGAGATCTTGGAAGACGTTGCCCAAGCGACTGTCGGCGGCGTCTAAGAGAAGTCGTATGCTTGAAGAGCCAGGGCAGACCTCGGAGCCAACAGGGACTTTGCCCAGTATAGAGGAGAAAGCAGGCTCCCATGAGAAGGTATCCCGGAAGTAGAGCGGCTTCTCGCCGGTGCATAAACTCCAGCCAATGTCCACCCTTTGCTTCGTCAGATGTTGGGCATGAGATATCGAGGAATGGCACGTACCGGCAGATCTTGACCTGTAATTGAAGATTGTGAGAGAAGCTTTCGATTCCTCCCCTTAGCTTCACTATCTGACGCATGCCTTGGATATGTGCGGCGGCATTGTCGCGCTGTCCGAAGATTTCGGCCACCATACACATGGACACAATCGTGGCGATGGTCGAGTCGGCCAAAGCCATGTCTTGGTCCGCAATATTTTGGTTCAACAGCTGGAGTGTCTTCCAAATATGGAAGTTGGTGTGCTTGCTTGGGCTGTCTCCTTTGACAGTGTCGTTCATCAATCCTACCGTGAATAAAATCGAGTGCAGAAACGCGGCATCTGTTAGAAGCCAGTAGAACCACGGCGTCTTGCTCTCGTCGTACTGCAGGCACCATTCGATGGGGTACATCGTCTCTTTAACGACGGCGTAAACTATGACCAGGTGAGCATAACGACAAACTCGGAGCAGGGGCCAAACCCACATTCGAATAGCATGCCTCGAGAGGCCGCGTCAATATCGTCGGCAAATTGGAACATGTAAAGGTCATTGGGTGTGCGGAATACATGCTCGTACCAGGCAATCTTGTAGAGCTTTTGTTTTCTCGGCTCTTTGACGAGAGCAGTGAGTGACTTGGGCGCAGGTGGTTCCTCTGGTTCCTGTGGGGGTTGAGGACTAGTCTGGTTGACCCATTTGGTCGAGCGCTTTTGGCCGCCACGAGACGGGCGTGTATTCTTGCCTCGCATGACATGACTGCGTATGAGTTTCCGATCGTCTGTCGTGGGCTTTCCAGATGTATCTGTGATGACAAAGGCAAATCCCTTGCTGGCTGCAGTAGCAATGTTAGAGTGGACGATCATGGGTAGATGGATTAGAGATCATACTAGGCCGTTTCTGGTTTCCCATCTTCAACCCAGCGGATCTCAAGGGTCCTATTGCCTCTTCCAGTGAATGATCGAGTGGAGTTCTCGTATGTAATCAGCAATGGCTTGATGGAGACCTGACGGAGCTAAGGGTGCAGTCGAAACGAGCTCTGGGATGCTCTTCGAGCTGAGTTTGAGGTGAGAAGACCGGTAGGGAGGAAGAACTGTTTACCCAAAGGGGAAAACAATCGAGGAAACGGGTCACGGAGCGTTCAAAGGCAACGAAGACCAAGCGTAAGACGGCCGGATTTACCCTGAAATCTTGCCTTATCCTGGCCCAATTCCCCCCCTCACTACGACAAAGTAAGCTGGCACGACACGACCAAAGTCCCTTCGCCGAGTACTGATTGTTGCCTTCTTCCGGCCTAGCGCCGATCCTTCCGGCCTGAGCCCCGCTCGCTGGCGGCCGCTCCGCCACGTGATATCCGGCGGTTTAGTGGGCCAAGGCACTGGCGGGGGATCCGTACACGCCGTCCACACACCGATTGCTTTCCGGTCTTGGACAAGCCCTGCTTCTCACACTTGATTGATGCCCATATTAGGTAACCAGTCGGTCTTCCCTTTCGAGACAGCAATCCATCACCAGGCATCCACGATGCCTCAACTTCAGCCATCTCTAGCGTTTCAGTGCCTCTGCCCTCCGGTCTACGCGCGTTCAAGAGTGCAAACGCCTTACGTCCCAAGATTGAAGCTGCTCATACCTCAGACGACTtgaaagctatatattcaGCACGAATCCGATGATGAGTCTCAACATGCTGCTCTGCACAGATCAATGCAATCACATCAACAACCGCAACAACCACAACACCTTAGTTCTTCTCACATCACCTCACAACTCATCATGACGAGCTCACTTGAACTCACTCCCCTGACAATGGGGCCAGGCAGACTATTCCTTAACTCCCAGTTCTGTGCCACAGTCCGAACACCACCAAAGGACCTCTCCCTCTCCGGGAAGACGGCTATCGTTTCTGGAGCCAATATCGGGCTGGGCTTCACTGCCGCACGCCAGCTGCTCGATCACAATCTCTCACGCCTCATCATCGCCGTTCGATCCGCTGAAAGAGGAGAGGCTGCCGCAAAGACCCTGAGAGAAAGCCACCCCGACGCTACGGTCGAGGTCTGGTCTCTAGACATGCTCTCATACAAGTCCATCCAGGACTTTGCCAACCGCTCTTCCACCTTGCCCCGGATCGACTACGTCATTCTGAATGCCGGCATGGTTCAGGAAGACTTTAGGCTCTCGCCGGCAGGCCATGAGCAAGTCTTCCAGGTGAACTATCTGTCGACTGCCCTCCTCGCCATCCTTCTCTTGCCAGTCTTGAAGTCCAAGAAAGCTTCAGGCCAGCCAAGTAGATTGACAATCGTCAACTCGGGTACGGCCTTTATGGCCAAGTTCCCGGAGCAGGACAAGATCCCCATGATAGCCGCATTTGACGACG
The window above is part of the Colletotrichum lupini chromosome 9, complete sequence genome. Proteins encoded here:
- a CDS encoding bZIP transcription factor, whose translation is MAFSGSSVSIPQQNQSISDFEQPQSQTEQQHQQQHSQQTFGSNDLQATFASSRVPAANPPFEVDRRSSASTQGQGPHSWQNSPASNQAEGLASPISSVISPHNNTNSPKLPPIDPLVFDSASETKPSLPIEAIESPKRRRGRPRISEDAGPDVVAPKTGAEARQKGSTRRASNTSTSGAIDTGDKRSGAEAKKNKIRARNREAAYKCRKKKQKGVEELQTQEAMAENINKNLNDEAALLRGEILMLKTMVLQHGSCGCSFIEEYISGAAQNLVSSSMAGGASAPASGGGGMQMDNLPCPNGTNEGESYVDWKMFDADTEQGVPSMGAEHS
- a CDS encoding FAD/FMN-containing dehydrogenase; this encodes MASLEASPEFRGSHPAASTLKQIASDAPKLKNLTTNCSNLLVYTNSAEKYEEVRSFFNANMTQQPFAIIRPRTEAEVVAVIKELKAQDIPFGLRSGGHDLTFGQAQSKDGVILDLRSLDSILIAEDKKSVRVGGGIMGIKLARFLQQHKLVTPHGWCPTVSIAGWAMGGGYGYTSAYHGLGADQILGARVVLANGDIVDTNDHPDLLWALCGAGNGNFGVVVKLQLKVYPQTGFLAGFLGFPNDQVGEVLKKFGEFERNLPVNFTGEATHMALPGVGPVFAWLFAWTSENDDLEEGWAFFEKMKSLGTPVLNTVAEVDDFTFFNAIPSPTNVHWYPRLRMFEYFTPGTASAFGSNSPPGATSATVIHAAHGRAIEANPSVCYPLRKRHRIAAPSGGVIDTTAQAAEYEEYKKWADDLVDSLSEQGQMLPYGNRNLGPERDMDWVSTYGEDTLSRLREIKQKFDPENVFKTGVGVGRTVVIIFVCGTLSSETTQSATLKSLMPPKNYMPSFKAFSFVDVVGHYHGWFFTASSIQ
- a CDS encoding short-chain dehydrogenase; the protein is MQSHQQPQQPQHLSSSHITSQLIMTSSLELTPLTMGPGRLFLNSQFCATVRTPPKDLSLSGKTAIVSGANIGLGFTAARQLLDHNLSRLIIAVRSAERGEAAAKTLRESHPDATVEVWSLDMLSYKSIQDFANRSSTLPRIDYVILNAGMVQEDFRLSPAGHEQVFQVNYLSTALLAILLLPVLKSKKASGQPSRLTIVNSGTAFMAKFPEQDKIPMIAAFDDEKAFNATDRYSTSKLLGHLFIIKLAEHVRREDVVVNLVDPGLCKGSGLHRHVGSLIKTIAEVGKSLTGRTLDVGASTYLDAAVVRGEETHGSYLMDWKIFPFANIIYTPQGKTAREQLWEETLQELDFAGSQSFKSDEPSVTAQLADARRRKSPRRSGPGTRIL